A segment of the Tautonia rosea genome:
ACGGCGTTCTGATCAACACCGCCCGAGGTCCGATCGTCGATCAGGAGGCTTTGCTCTCGGCGCTCGATTCCGAGCATCTCGCCGGGGCCGGGCTCGATGTGGTCGAACGCGAACCGCTCGACGACAATCGCCTTCGCCTCCACCCCCGTGTGCTTCTGACCCAGCATGTGGCCTTTTACAGCGTCGAGGGCTTTATCGAGATGCGCCGCAAGTCGGCCGAGGAGGTTCGCCGCCTCCTTCTCGGTCAGCCGCTCCGATGCCTCGTGAATCAGCCGGCTCCGCGCTGATGTCATGGCAGTTCAAGCGTGCCTTGCGTCTCAGTCCATCGCGTCCGGATCAATCCCCATCGCCCGGAGCTTCTCGGCCAGCCGATCCGCCCGGAGCCGCTGCTGCTCCTCACTCCGGGCCAGAGCGTCGCGTTGCTCGACCAGTTCTAAGGTACGTCAGGAAGCGTCGGCCGTCCGGGCCAATCAGGGCGATCGCGTCCTCCGTGAGCTTGAAGCGGACGCCCAGCCTTGGGCGAATCATTCCGGCCGGGTTCGCAATGGACACCAACCGATCCCCCCTCGCGACGGTAGGCGGCCTAGGTGTTCCGATCGGAGTCGTAAACGGAAGATTCCTCAACGCCGAACCGCTCGTAGAAGTGGACCTTGCGCTGCATCTCTCCGGCTCGGTTGCCGGGAGAGCTCACCTCGAAGACGACCTGAGTGACGATCCCCCCTTCCTCCCACTCCTTTTACGATCCTTGGTAGCCCTTCGGCCGGCCGAAGGCGACCAGTGCGTCTGGCGCGGTCCGGGTCGTGTTGTCCCCTTCGATGGGTACCAGAGCAGGTCGCCAGCCACGAAGACGTCGGGCCGATCTCGGAAGAGCGCATCCAGCCTTTCTTTGATCGTGACAATCCACTGAAATTCGAGCGTGTATTCCGCCATCCGCTTGCCGTCGCTGTCGGGATACTCGACCTGCGATGCAGCGGCCTTCGAGCCGAGGCGGGTCGACATCGGGCCTCCCTCCCGTTCGAAGCAACCGAGACGATGAACACCTGTCATCCGTTCTGGCGATCTAAATCCTGGGTTCGCCTCGATTCGAGCCCCATCCGTGTGCTCCCGGTCAGGATGGCTGCATTGAGCGATTTCTTGGCCTCCGATCCCTTCTCGCATCAATCTTTGATTCTAATCCTGCCGATACCTTCAAGATCACATTGTCCCTCGATTCAGGAGCGGAACCAATCGGGGAAATTCACGCAACCTGGGTAGGCTTCGAGCGGTTTTGACAGTTCGAACGAATTCGACTATCGTGTCTGCCAACGACTTACGCAGGCCAACATCCGAAAGACATTCTGAATGTCTTGCCGGATCGCGAGGGACGCGATCCGAAGGTCGGCCAGCGGCTGGAATCCGTCCATGATCTTCGACCTGATCGCACGACTGGTAATCCGTCGCGGCCTGCTTCTCGTACTGGGCTGGATCGCCCTGGCGGTCGTGCTCAATCGCTATGCTCCGTCCTGGGACGAGGTCAGCCTCGACGACGACGTCCGGTTCTTCCCCGCCGGATCGCTCAGCGTCGAGGGACAGGCCTTGCTTGAGCGCGGCTTTCCCGAGGCAACCGAGTCGACCGCCGTTGTGGCCGTCGAACGGGCCGAGGGGCCTCTGACCGACGACGACCTGGCATTCATCGGCACCCTGGCCGATCGGCTCAAGGGCCTCATTGGCCCCGAGTTCGCCATCGCCACCGTGACCGACTTCCGCGACCGCTACATGGATTCGATCCTCATTGGCGGGAATGGCGTCGATGGCGGCGGCCAGGCCGCCTTGACCCTCGTCGGGATCGAAGCGACCTACGCCAGCAAGCAGGCTCGGCTCACGGTCAACGCCATCGAGGAGGTCATCGACGACCTCGCCGGCGAGGTCCCCTCCGGAATCCGGCTCGCCCTGACCGGCTCGGCCGTCGTCGGCCACGACATGAACGAGTCGTCAAACGCCAGCATCGACACGACGACGTATGCCACCATCGCCCTGGTCATCGCCATCTTACTTGCCGTCTATCGGTCACCCTTGCTGGCCCTGATCCCCCTCGTGACGATCGCCCTCTCGGTCTTCATCTCGCTCAAGGGGTTGCCGACGCTCCGCTGGGTCCCTGGACTCGATTTCCAGGTCATCAACGTCACGAAGGTCTTCGTCATCGTCGTCCTGTTCGGGGCCGGGACCGATTACTGCCTGTTCCTCATCGCCCGATACCGCGAGGAGCGCGCCCACGGCCACGACATTCCCGAAGCCCTCGGCATTGCGATCCGGCAGGTCGGCGCCGCTCTGGTCGCCAGCGCCGGAACGGTGATCGTCGGCCTGGGGATGCTCTGGTTCTCCAGCTTCGCCAAGATCCAGTACAGCGGCCCGGCCATCGCCCTGAGCCTGGCGGTTGCGTTGGCGGCGGCCTTGACGCTCGCGCCGGTCTTGCTCAAGTGGTTCGGCCGGACGATCGACTGGCCCTTTGGGCCTCCTCCCATCATCCGTGCCGAGGTCGAGGCCGAAGCCGACCACCTTCCCGGCGGAATCCCCGATCAGGCCGAGGCCGCCCTACGAGGCCCCTGGGGACGGATCGCCAACCTCGTTGCCCATCGCCCGGCCTCCATTCTCGCCGTCAGTCTGCTGGCCCTGACGCCGCTCGCCCTCTACGGCACGACGGTCACGTCCAATTACGGGCAGCTCTCCGATCTTCCCAGTACCGCCCCCAGCAAGATCGGTGCTCGATTGATCCGAGACTATTTCCCGATCGGCGAACTCGGCCCGACCACCTTGCTCGTGCATGCCCCCGAACTCGATTTCCGGGACGATGAAGGCCGCCAGGCCCTCGCCGATCTCTCCGATCGCCTGGAATCGTTGCCCGAAGTTGCCCGCATCCGATCCCTGGCCCGGCCGCTCGGCGAGCCACTCGAAGAAACCATCCGTCTCTCGGCCGAGGAACAGGCCCTGCCCGGCTTCCTCCGCCGACCGATTGAACAAGCTCGAAGTGCCCTCATCGAACGGGGCTACCAGGCTGCCGAGCCCGTCTACGTGAGCACCCGCCCCACCGATCCGGCCGACCTCGGCTCCATCGCCCGAATTGACATTCTCCTGTCCATTGACCCCTTCTCCGAAGACGGGATGAACGCCCTCAACGCCATTCAGCGCGAGGTCAACGCCCTGACGACCGCCGAGGCCGGGCCGCTCGCCGGGGCCGAGGTCGGCTACGCTGGCTCCACTCCCATGCTCTACGACCTTCGCTCGGCCATCGGCAACGATCAGAAGCGGATGTACGTGCTGGTGACGCTCGGGGTCTATGCCATTCTCGTCCTGCTCCTTCGCCGTCCCGGCATCTGTCTCTACCTCATTGCCACGGTCGTCCTCGGCTACCTCGCCACGCTCGGGCTGACCGACCTCGTCTTCCAGGCTCTGCACGAAGGCCCCGAACCCTGGCAAGGACTCGACTGGAAGGTCAGCTTCTTCCTGTTCGTGATCCTGGTGGCCGTCGGTGAAGATTACAACATCTTCCTCATGGCTCGCGTGCTGGAGGAAGAAGTCGGTCACGGACCAATCGACGGCACCCGGCGCGCCGTCGCCGCCACGGGAGGCATCATCAGCTCGTGCGGCCTGATCATGGCCGGCACCTTCGGTTCCATGCTCACCGGCAAGCTGCTCGCACTCC
Coding sequences within it:
- a CDS encoding MMPL family transporter, giving the protein MIFDLIARLVIRRGLLLVLGWIALAVVLNRYAPSWDEVSLDDDVRFFPAGSLSVEGQALLERGFPEATESTAVVAVERAEGPLTDDDLAFIGTLADRLKGLIGPEFAIATVTDFRDRYMDSILIGGNGVDGGGQAALTLVGIEATYASKQARLTVNAIEEVIDDLAGEVPSGIRLALTGSAVVGHDMNESSNASIDTTTYATIALVIAILLAVYRSPLLALIPLVTIALSVFISLKGLPTLRWVPGLDFQVINVTKVFVIVVLFGAGTDYCLFLIARYREERAHGHDIPEALGIAIRQVGAALVASAGTVIVGLGMLWFSSFAKIQYSGPAIALSLAVALAAALTLAPVLLKWFGRTIDWPFGPPPIIRAEVEAEADHLPGGIPDQAEAALRGPWGRIANLVAHRPASILAVSLLALTPLALYGTTVTSNYGQLSDLPSTAPSKIGARLIRDYFPIGELGPTTLLVHAPELDFRDDEGRQALADLSDRLESLPEVARIRSLARPLGEPLEETIRLSAEEQALPGFLRRPIEQARSALIERGYQAAEPVYVSTRPTDPADLGSIARIDILLSIDPFSEDGMNALNAIQREVNALTTAEAGPLAGAEVGYAGSTPMLYDLRSAIGNDQKRMYVLVTLGVYAILVLLLRRPGICLYLIATVVLGYLATLGLTDLVFQALHEGPEPWQGLDWKVSFFLFVILVAVGEDYNIFLMARVLEEEVGHGPIDGTRRAVAATGGIISSCGLIMAGTFGSMLTGKLLALRELGFALAVGVLLDTFIVRPILVPAFIILLERIRSRFSSGKRRSLPSHEEPAPAGGAPAVLRVDYGIGSQQTPRR